GATAGAAGTAGTCGACGACGAGGTCGACCGTGTACCAGAGCGTGGCGACGGCGATCGCCCACACGGGGAACGCGGCGTAGCGGTGGACGACGAACGCCTGGACGACCATCGCGAGGTGACTCCAGAAGAGGAAGTTGTACATCGGGTCCCACGGCGCGTAGCCCCACTCGGGGAAGAAGGCGACGAGGACGTACGGCGTCCAGAGGCCGAGCTTGATGCAGCCGAAGAAGGCGAGCGCGTTCAGCGCCTCGTTGTTCCGCCCGAGCTTCCAGGCGGCGATCGAGAGGGCGATCAGCAGCGTCGCGAGTGGGCTGTCGGGGACGAACGGCCACATCTCGACCGGCGTCAGGGAGAACTGCGGCCCGTAGTACCAGAAGCCGAAGGCGGTCCCGACGAGGTTGATTCCCACGACGACCCACGCCAGCCGCAGGCCGAGGTCCTCCAGCAGCGCCGGGAGGGGCGCGACGTAGCGAGGGAGCGGTTCGCGCTCGGGGAGGTCGCCCTCGCGGGCGAACGCGCGCAGGCGCTCGGCGACTGCGTCCGCGCGCGAACCGAGCGCTCCGGAGATCGACATGGGAGGGAGTGCGGAGGCGGGGAGAAAAACGCTGCCGATCGGTCCGCCCGGCGCGAGCGGTCGAAGGACACGCGTTAAGTGCACTCCATTCGCAGGGTCGGGCATGAGCGACGCGACGAACCTGGAGGACTTGAAGCGCGGGACGGACCTCGTGAAGCGCGGGTTCGCGAAGATGCAGAAGGGGGGCGTCATCATGGACGTCGTCACCCGCGAGCAGGCGCGCATCGCGGAGGACGCGGGCGCGGTGGCCGTGATGAGTCTGGAGGCCGTCCCCGCCGACATCAGGAAGCGCGGCGGCGTCGCCCGGATGGCCGATCCCGCCGCGCTCGGCGAGATCATCGACGAGGTCTCGATCCCCGTGATGGGCAAGTGCCGCATCGGACACGTCACGGAGGCGCAGATCCTCGAAGCGACGGGCGCGGACATGCTCGACGAGTCCGAGGTCCTGACCCCCGCCGACAACGAGTACCACATCGAGAAGCGGGCGTTCACCGCGCCGTTCGTCTGCGGCGCGCGGAACCTCCCCGAGGCGCTCCGGCGGATCGACGAGGGCGCGGCCATGATCCGCACGAAGGGCGAGGCGGGCACCGGCGACGTCAACCAGGCGGTCACCCATCAGCGCGCGATCAAGAGCGCCATCCGGGAACTCGAGGGCAAGACCGCGGAGGAGCGCGAGAAGTGGGCGCGCGAGCACGAAGCGCCGGCCGACCTCGTCCACGAGACGGCGGAGATGGGCCGCCTGCCCGTGGTGAACTTCGCCGCCGGGGGGATCGCCACGCCCGCCGACGCCGCGCTCATGATGCACCACGGCTGCGACGGCATCTTCGTCGGGTCGGGCATCTTCGGCGCGGAGGACCCCGAGGCCATGGGCCGGGCCATCGTCGAGGCCGTCAACGAGTGGGACGACCCCGAGCGCCTCGCGGAGATCGCCGCGGGCATCGGCCGCGGCATGAAGGGCCAGTCGAACGTCGGCATGCGCGAGGAGGAGAAGCTACAGGGCCGCGGCGTCTGATCGCGGATCGCGGGTCGCGGGTCGCGGATCGGACTGGCGGGCGGCTCCTCCC
The Halomarina pelagica DNA segment above includes these coding regions:
- the pdxS gene encoding pyridoxal 5'-phosphate synthase lyase subunit PdxS gives rise to the protein MSDATNLEDLKRGTDLVKRGFAKMQKGGVIMDVVTREQARIAEDAGAVAVMSLEAVPADIRKRGGVARMADPAALGEIIDEVSIPVMGKCRIGHVTEAQILEATGADMLDESEVLTPADNEYHIEKRAFTAPFVCGARNLPEALRRIDEGAAMIRTKGEAGTGDVNQAVTHQRAIKSAIRELEGKTAEEREKWAREHEAPADLVHETAEMGRLPVVNFAAGGIATPADAALMMHHGCDGIFVGSGIFGAEDPEAMGRAIVEAVNEWDDPERLAEIAAGIGRGMKGQSNVGMREEEKLQGRGV
- a CDS encoding DUF1405 domain-containing protein yields the protein MSISGALGSRADAVAERLRAFAREGDLPEREPLPRYVAPLPALLEDLGLRLAWVVVGINLVGTAFGFWYYGPQFSLTPVEMWPFVPDSPLATLLIALSIAAWKLGRNNEALNALAFFGCIKLGLWTPYVLVAFFPEWGYAPWDPMYNFLFWSHLAMVVQAFVVHRYAAFPVWAIAVATLWYTVDLVVDYFYPVVGDPHHTLLPLPDAAPWLGVTALQVAALGAVLFTILPVFLALATRVEKLQLRLRGR